The Candidatus Zixiibacteriota bacterium genome window below encodes:
- a CDS encoding AMIN domain-containing protein, with protein MKIKYLILSIAILLLDSAVFADVNLDRLHLKRANGETVLKIDVSGPFQFTHQIEDAKDGKPFRVIVDLFPAVHNLGQKIFAALPPSIVTSIRTSQYAVKPEKVVRVVLDLKEPSVYRIEKSGNFACLYIPDSKTADFPEWASTSDNPIPTPAPVVTASAEKEAKPAEALKPQPATVQNNAVVPAPEPVVTASVEKESKPAEVEEENVTVISTPEVTVSEAQNQPTPPQSRYIKPKQSSLIERDMAAEERKPVPTATPSIQAGAQVAQSEAKPSEKQTEPPVISTTVPAPTVTTPVTAPQPVKQEEKKPIVATVTPAPARPEAKNIGTAPITDSSVNQDDIYFDSDVVAGGVSADDMPAVEGPGTNDSAAAKSTSRFRREPAMPTKLKGTIVAEFPQRMVIEYAPGVFRDPFETLIDDARPSDESRENKIPDVETSRLVGILESGTGNNRAILEDLDGYGYFLKSGDKVQKGFVDRIEGDKAFFQLFEFGWSRTIALYLGHN; from the coding sequence ATGAAAATTAAATATCTAATTTTGTCAATAGCGATTCTGCTTCTCGATTCGGCCGTGTTTGCAGATGTCAACCTTGATCGGCTGCATCTCAAGCGGGCAAATGGCGAGACTGTCCTCAAGATAGATGTCTCGGGGCCTTTCCAGTTCACGCATCAGATTGAGGATGCCAAAGATGGAAAGCCATTCCGGGTCATCGTCGACCTTTTCCCGGCGGTGCATAATCTGGGGCAGAAAATATTTGCCGCACTGCCGCCTTCCATTGTCACTTCCATCAGAACCAGTCAGTACGCGGTGAAGCCGGAAAAGGTGGTCCGAGTCGTTCTGGACCTGAAAGAACCCTCGGTTTATCGCATAGAAAAAAGCGGCAATTTTGCCTGTCTCTATATTCCCGACAGCAAGACCGCTGATTTCCCGGAATGGGCCAGCACTTCCGATAATCCGATACCAACACCCGCGCCGGTAGTGACCGCCTCAGCAGAGAAAGAGGCGAAGCCAGCCGAAGCTTTGAAGCCTCAGCCGGCAACAGTTCAGAATAATGCTGTGGTTCCGGCCCCCGAGCCGGTAGTGACCGCCTCCGTGGAGAAGGAATCGAAACCAGCCGAAGTGGAAGAAGAGAATGTGACAGTCATTTCCACACCAGAGGTGACCGTGTCTGAGGCTCAAAATCAGCCGACCCCGCCCCAATCCCGTTACATTAAACCGAAGCAATCCTCATTAATTGAGCGGGACATGGCGGCCGAAGAACGGAAACCTGTTCCGACTGCAACACCTTCGATACAGGCGGGCGCCCAGGTAGCTCAGAGTGAAGCTAAACCGTCTGAGAAACAGACAGAACCCCCCGTCATATCGACCACAGTCCCCGCGCCAACGGTGACCACTCCCGTGACTGCCCCGCAGCCTGTCAAGCAGGAAGAGAAAAAGCCGATTGTCGCCACGGTGACGCCTGCTCCGGCCAGACCAGAGGCCAAGAATATTGGTACTGCGCCCATTACGGATTCTTCGGTCAATCAGGATGACATCTATTTTGACTCTGACGTTGTGGCCGGAGGAGTCTCGGCCGACGATATGCCGGCTGTGGAAGGCCCCGGAACGAATGATTCTGCCGCCGCCAAATCGACTTCGCGCTTTCGCCGCGAACCGGCGATGCCAACTAAGCTGAAAGGAACCATTGTCGCTGAATTTCCGCAGCGAATGGTTATTGAATATGCCCCGGGCGTTTTCCGGGATCCCTTTGAAACCCTGATTGATGATGCGAGACCGTCCGACGAATCTCGGGAAAACAAGATTCCTGATGTTGAAACCTCGCGGCTGGTGGGAATCCTGGAATCTGGCACCGGCAACAACCGGGCCATTCTGGAAGATCTCGACGGCTATGGCTATTTTCTCAAATCCGGTGACAAGGTCCAGAAAGGTTTTGTCGATCGGATTGAAGGCGATAAAGCATTTTTCCAGTTGTTTGAATTTGGATGGAGTCGAACCATTGCACTCTATCTCGGTCATAATTAA
- the pilO gene encoding type 4a pilus biogenesis protein PilO, producing MDFRDPKIQKISLGIVAFFVVVYFWYTRLYSKYDIQLAGMTGEYETMITNLKNVEMKSKSLDALKLEYADLLGRYQEIEQLLPEVKQIPSFLVQLHTASSLTGTKIVKIEPQPIKPESFYNVASFSIEMTGTYHDFGKFIGYVANFPFIANVSGLDLKAVAGSNTATPATNDEGIAVELQKPTVTASFTLSTYFVKPEERLQELVI from the coding sequence ATGGATTTCAGAGACCCAAAAATTCAGAAGATTTCCCTTGGCATAGTAGCCTTCTTTGTGGTGGTATATTTTTGGTACACTAGACTGTATTCCAAATATGACATTCAACTGGCCGGCATGACCGGGGAATATGAGACGATGATCACCAACCTGAAGAATGTCGAGATGAAGTCCAAGTCCTTAGACGCCCTCAAACTGGAATATGCCGATTTGCTTGGGCGTTATCAGGAAATTGAGCAGCTTCTTCCCGAAGTTAAGCAGATACCCTCTTTCCTGGTGCAGTTGCATACCGCCTCATCGTTGACCGGGACCAAGATTGTCAAAATTGAGCCGCAACCGATTAAACCGGAAAGCTTCTATAACGTGGCCAGTTTCAGTATCGAAATGACAGGTACTTACCACGATTTCGGCAAATTCATCGGCTATGTGGCCAATTTTCCGTTTATCGCCAATGTCTCCGGTCTTGACCTGAAGGCTGTTGCCGGGAGCAACACCGCCACGCCGGCGACAAATGACGAAGGCATCGCGGTGGAATTACAAAAGCCTACGGTCACCGCAAGCTTCACCCTCTCTACCTATTTTGTCAAACCGGAAGAGAGATTACAGGAACTGGTTATATAA
- a CDS encoding AMP-dependent synthetase/ligase, with amino-acid sequence MQLINPEKLKILPSLHLTIIESCRKQPHKIAMLGKAGTSRQYTYGELAGYILKLAGGLRSLGLKAGDRVGILSENCPEWGLTYLAILNAGGIVVPFDSAWKEMELRNILKMSGIRFIFCSGKYAGVAREIINQSALDTQLIGFEPDNAPNLEILAKAVPLIGELRSMEDPAALIYTSGTTGDPKGVILTHRNILSNIEAIIHCIEFYSDDIYLSVLPLHHTLEATCGFLLPLCIGTTIAYSKSLKSRDILEDIRNHGVTCMVGVPLLFEKMYKTIEKRIEESPFARRLTYRLLYGVSRLAWNFKIRAGKSLFRKLRNNAGLGSIRLLISGGAPLPAEIAEWFNLVGFDFLQGYGMTECSPVVSVHRPHDIRFESVGSPLPALSVEIDNPSPEGIGEIKVKGPSNTPGYLDNAKATAELIRDGWLYTGDMGRLSNGHLYITGRKKNLIVSAAGKNIYPEEIENALLMSPYILESVVLGRKKDNKMGEEIFAAIVPDLERIKSHEKVQGQEPGPEQIQQIIDAEVTAVNDRLADYKRINRFEVRYQEFEKTSSRKIKRSLYR; translated from the coding sequence ATGCAGTTGATTAATCCGGAGAAACTAAAAATCCTTCCCTCCCTTCATTTGACAATAATTGAAAGCTGCCGGAAACAGCCCCATAAAATTGCAATGCTCGGGAAGGCCGGCACATCCCGCCAATACACTTATGGCGAGTTGGCCGGCTATATTCTTAAGCTGGCCGGCGGATTGAGGTCGCTGGGGCTGAAAGCAGGAGACAGAGTCGGCATTCTTTCGGAGAATTGTCCTGAATGGGGATTAACCTATCTGGCCATTCTGAACGCCGGAGGGATAGTCGTTCCCTTTGATAGTGCCTGGAAAGAAATGGAACTGCGCAACATCCTTAAAATGTCTGGCATCCGTTTCATTTTCTGTTCCGGAAAGTATGCTGGGGTTGCCCGGGAGATTATTAATCAGTCGGCATTAGACACGCAATTGATTGGTTTTGAACCCGATAACGCACCTAATCTGGAAATATTGGCGAAGGCTGTACCACTGATCGGCGAATTAAGGAGTATGGAGGACCCCGCGGCGCTGATATATACTTCCGGAACGACCGGTGACCCCAAGGGGGTAATTCTAACTCATCGCAATATACTTTCCAATATTGAGGCGATAATACATTGCATTGAATTTTATTCCGACGACATATACTTATCCGTCCTGCCGCTTCATCACACTCTTGAAGCCACCTGCGGTTTTCTCCTCCCGCTTTGCATCGGAACGACGATAGCCTACTCAAAGTCGCTTAAATCACGCGATATCCTTGAGGATATCAGGAATCATGGGGTCACTTGCATGGTGGGGGTACCTCTTCTGTTCGAGAAGATGTATAAAACAATTGAAAAGAGAATTGAGGAATCGCCATTTGCTCGACGGTTGACTTACCGATTGCTCTATGGGGTCAGCAGACTCGCGTGGAATTTTAAAATCAGGGCTGGAAAATCCCTGTTTCGGAAATTGCGAAATAATGCCGGCCTCGGTTCCATACGCCTGCTCATTTCCGGCGGCGCCCCGCTTCCGGCCGAAATTGCCGAATGGTTCAATCTGGTCGGATTTGACTTCCTGCAGGGATACGGAATGACCGAATGCTCGCCGGTCGTCTCTGTCCATCGCCCTCATGATATAAGATTTGAATCGGTCGGGTCGCCCCTTCCCGCTCTGTCTGTTGAAATCGACAATCCGTCGCCGGAAGGTATAGGGGAAATAAAGGTGAAAGGGCCATCCAATACCCCCGGATACCTTGATAACGCCAAAGCTACCGCGGAGTTAATCAGGGACGGCTGGCTTTATACGGGCGATATGGGGCGCCTCTCGAATGGCCATCTGTATATAACAGGACGAAAGAAAAACCTCATCGTCAGCGCCGCCGGAAAAAATATTTACCCCGAGGAAATTGAAAACGCCCTGCTTATGTCGCCCTATATATTGGAATCGGTCGTTCTGGGCAGAAAGAAAGACAACAAAATGGGCGAGGAAATCTTTGCCGCTATCGTGCCCGATTTGGAAAGGATAAAATCCCATGAAAAGGTTCAGGGGCAGGAACCCGGCCCGGAGCAGATTCAGCAGATTATTGATGCCGAGGTGACAGCGGTTAACGACCGTCTGGCCGATTACAAGAGAATCAATCGATTCGAAGTTCGTTATCAGGAGTTTGAGAAGACCTCCTCCAGAAAAATCAAGCGGAGCCTATACCGGTAG
- the mtnA gene encoding S-methyl-5-thioribose-1-phosphate isomerase codes for MQFKTIEPIGTKVRILDQRRLPAEIIYHEYNDYRDIIRAIKTLEIRGAPAIGIAGAFALAVAAQAQVKADSEHLKRILADVAGEIKAVRPTAVNLAWAVDRIMRICHAYGGEDIDELGQFLWDEAVTILREDEEMCRAIGRNGAELIKDGDCILTHCNAGALATGGIGTALAVIYTAHEQGKKVKVYADETRPILQGARLTCWELMQEGIDVTLICDNMAGFLMQQGKITKVIVGADRIAKNGDFANKIGTYCVAVLAKEHGIPFYVAAPSSTFDDNIPSGKEIPIEERASDEITDWGGVQTAPSAVNVYNPAFDITPAELVTAYISDKGISKGKRR; via the coding sequence ATGCAGTTTAAGACCATAGAGCCGATCGGGACTAAAGTGAGAATACTTGACCAGCGGCGTCTTCCGGCTGAGATAATATATCATGAATATAATGACTACCGCGATATTATCCGGGCCATAAAAACTCTCGAGATTCGCGGCGCGCCGGCCATAGGCATTGCGGGTGCGTTTGCCCTGGCCGTTGCGGCACAGGCCCAGGTCAAAGCCGACAGCGAGCATCTTAAGAGGATTCTCGCTGATGTCGCCGGGGAAATCAAAGCAGTCCGCCCAACAGCCGTCAATCTTGCTTGGGCCGTGGACAGAATCATGCGTATCTGCCATGCCTATGGGGGTGAGGATATTGACGAACTGGGGCAGTTCCTCTGGGATGAAGCGGTGACCATTCTCAGAGAGGATGAAGAGATGTGTCGCGCCATCGGGCGGAATGGCGCCGAATTGATAAAGGACGGCGATTGCATTCTCACTCACTGCAATGCCGGGGCGCTGGCTACCGGCGGCATCGGTACGGCGCTGGCCGTGATATATACCGCCCATGAACAGGGAAAGAAAGTCAAAGTCTATGCCGATGAGACTCGCCCAATCCTTCAGGGGGCGCGCCTGACCTGCTGGGAACTAATGCAGGAGGGGATTGATGTCACCCTCATTTGCGACAATATGGCCGGATTCCTGATGCAGCAGGGAAAAATCACTAAAGTGATTGTCGGCGCCGACCGCATTGCAAAAAATGGCGATTTCGCCAATAAGATCGGTACATACTGTGTGGCGGTTTTAGCAAAAGAGCATGGAATACCATTCTATGTCGCCGCGCCGTCATCGACATTTGACGATAATATTCCCTCCGGAAAAGAGATTCCCATTGAAGAGCGCGCCTCGGATGAAATAACCGACTGGGGCGGCGTGCAAACCGCACCTTCTGCGGTGAATGTATACAATCCCGCTTTTGATATCACGCCGGCAGAACTGGTCACCGCCTATATTTCCGACAAGGGAATAAGCAAGGGCAAAAGACGTTGA
- a CDS encoding aromatic amino acid ammonia-lyase, producing the protein MAIQLDGSGLTIEKLVKIARDNEKVELPAAAVERIKKCRAMLEKKIEAKEIMYGINTGIGEFSEVVLNDAQVEDFQKYLVYNHAAGIGDPAPIEYVRGALAGRVNVHAHGNSGIRPEITLTMVEMLNRGVTPFVCQKGSVGACGDLAPMAQMALLMMGEGQAYYKGELLSGKEAMDKAGIPIPGLKARDGLGFINGSNMLTAMSAIFLYDARNWLKQAEIACAMSLEALKANMKPYHPKIHEVRGFAGAVRSARAILNCVAGGDLALGKVKCKVQDAYSMRSTPQVIGAAHDALAYGRAQVEIELNGVGDNPIFFPEENLQLSGANFQGSPVSLPMDMAGAAITMVSVMSERRMNRLNNPALSVGLPPFLTKGAGMFSGLMLSQYTADSLIVEQRILSAPASVQSIPAAADQEDFVSMGMNTAIKNFQILDNAYGVLGIEFMAAAQALDFREYKFGQGVTKAKEVIRKYVAFLDIDRPLYPDHTRMQELVKSCEILHEVEKAIGPLG; encoded by the coding sequence ATGGCTATCCAATTAGACGGTTCCGGCCTGACCATCGAAAAACTGGTCAAGATCGCCCGAGATAACGAAAAGGTGGAGCTCCCCGCCGCGGCGGTGGAGAGAATCAAGAAATGCCGCGCGATGCTTGAGAAAAAGATCGAAGCTAAAGAAATCATGTATGGTATCAATACCGGTATCGGCGAATTCTCCGAGGTTGTCCTCAACGATGCACAGGTCGAGGATTTCCAGAAATATCTTGTTTACAACCATGCCGCCGGTATCGGCGATCCGGCGCCGATCGAATATGTCCGCGGCGCTCTGGCGGGGCGGGTCAATGTGCATGCCCACGGCAACTCCGGGATCCGCCCGGAGATAACTCTGACCATGGTCGAAATGCTCAACCGGGGGGTCACTCCCTTTGTCTGCCAGAAAGGTTCGGTCGGCGCCTGCGGCGATCTGGCGCCGATGGCTCAGATGGCGCTCCTGATGATGGGGGAGGGGCAAGCCTATTATAAAGGCGAGCTTCTTTCCGGTAAGGAAGCCATGGATAAGGCGGGCATCCCTATACCGGGGTTGAAAGCCCGCGATGGCCTCGGCTTTATCAACGGCTCCAATATGCTTACGGCAATGAGCGCCATATTTCTCTATGATGCCCGGAACTGGCTGAAACAGGCCGAAATCGCCTGCGCTATGTCGCTCGAGGCGCTCAAGGCCAATATGAAACCGTACCATCCCAAAATACACGAGGTGCGCGGTTTTGCCGGGGCGGTTCGAAGCGCCCGCGCCATTCTGAACTGTGTCGCCGGCGGGGATTTGGCCCTGGGCAAGGTCAAGTGCAAGGTGCAGGATGCCTACTCGATGCGCTCCACGCCGCAGGTGATCGGCGCCGCTCATGATGCACTCGCCTATGGCCGCGCGCAGGTCGAAATCGAACTCAACGGGGTCGGCGACAACCCCATCTTTTTCCCCGAGGAAAATCTTCAGCTTTCCGGCGCCAATTTCCAGGGGTCGCCGGTCTCGCTCCCGATGGATATGGCCGGCGCGGCGATAACCATGGTCAGTGTCATGTCGGAGCGAAGGATGAACCGTCTCAATAATCCGGCGCTCTCGGTCGGCCTGCCGCCGTTTTTAACCAAAGGAGCGGGGATGTTTTCGGGCCTGATGCTCAGCCAGTACACCGCCGATTCGCTCATCGTGGAGCAGCGGATTCTTTCGGCGCCCGCCTCGGTGCAGTCGATCCCGGCCGCCGCCGACCAGGAGGATTTTGTCTCGATGGGGATGAATACCGCCATCAAGAATTTCCAGATTCTCGACAATGCGTACGGCGTGCTGGGGATTGAATTCATGGCCGCGGCGCAGGCGCTCGATTTCCGCGAGTACAAATTCGGGCAGGGCGTTACCAAAGCCAAAGAGGTGATCCGCAAGTATGTTGCTTTTCTCGATATCGACCGCCCGCTGTATCCCGACCATACCCGGATGCAAGAGCTGGTCAAATCGTGCGAGATATTGCACGAGGTGGAGAAAGCGATCGGCCCGCTGGGATAA
- a CDS encoding secondary thiamine-phosphate synthase enzyme YjbQ has translation MVKSDQISFHTRGDGDIVDITEAIAGKIQAAGISSGVVTAFVPGSTAALTTIEYEPGLLADLPELFERIVPSNVSCQHDKTWHDGNGFSHLRAALVGPDINIPFVNGQLQLGTWQQVVFLEFDNRPRDRKVILQIIGE, from the coding sequence ATGGTGAAATCGGATCAAATCAGCTTTCATACCCGCGGTGACGGTGATATCGTTGACATAACCGAAGCCATAGCCGGAAAAATCCAGGCAGCCGGAATAAGCTCGGGAGTTGTTACCGCCTTTGTCCCCGGTTCCACAGCCGCCCTGACTACGATAGAATATGAACCGGGGCTTCTGGCAGACTTGCCCGAGCTATTTGAAAGGATTGTCCCTTCTAATGTCTCCTGTCAGCACGATAAGACCTGGCATGACGGCAACGGTTTTTCGCATTTGCGGGCGGCCCTGGTTGGGCCGGACATCAATATACCATTTGTCAATGGGCAACTGCAGCTTGGCACCTGGCAGCAGGTGGTTTTCCTCGAATTTGACAACCGCCCGCGAGACCGCAAGGTAATCCTTCAAATAATCGGAGAATGA